A stretch of the Capra hircus breed San Clemente chromosome 10, ASM170441v1, whole genome shotgun sequence genome encodes the following:
- the PRMT5 gene encoding protein arginine N-methyltransferase 5 isoform X1, which yields MAAMAVGGAGGSRVSSGRDLNCVPEIADTLGAVAKQGFDFLCMPVFHPRFKREFTQEPAKSRPGPQTRSDLLLSGRDWNTLIVGKLSPWIRPDSKVEKIRRNSEAAMLQELNFGAYLGLPAFLLPLNQEDNTNLARVLTNHIHTGHHSSMFWMRVPLVAPEDLRDDIIENAPTSHTEEYSGEEKTWMWWHNFRTLCDYSKRIAVALEIGADLPSNHVIDRWLGEPIKAAILPTSIFLTNKKGFPVLSKMHQRLIFRLLKLEVQFIITGTNHHSEKEFCSYLQYLEYLSQNRPPPNAYELFAKGYEDYLQSPLQPLMDNLESQTYEVFEKDPIKYSQYQQAIYKCLLDRVPEEEKDTSIQVLMVLGAGRGPLVNASLRAAKQADRRIKLYAVEKNPNAVVTLENWQFEEWGSQVTVVSSDMREWVAPEKADIIVSELLGSFADNELSPECLDGAQHFLKDDGVSIPGEYTSFLAPISSSKLYNEVRACREKDRDPEAQFEMPYVVRLHNFHQLSAPQPCFTFSHPNRDPMIDNNRYCTLEFPVEVNTVLHGFAGYFETVLYQDITLSIRPETHSPGMFSWFPILFPIKQPITVREGQTICVRFWRCSNSKKVWYEWAVTAPVCSAIHNPTGRSYTIGL from the exons ATGGCGGCGATGGCGGTTGGTGGTGCCGGTGGAAGCCGCGTGTCCAGCGGGAGGGACCTGAATTGCGTCCCCGAAATAGCTGACACACTGGGGGCTGTGGCCAAGCAGGG GTTTGATTTCCTCTGCATGCCTGTGTTCCACCCGCGTTTCAAGAGGGAATTCACTCAGGAACCTGCTAAGAGTCGGCCGGGCCCCCAGACACGATCAGACCTACTGCTGTCAGGAAGGG ACTGGAATACATTAATTGTGGGAAAGCTTTCTCCATGGATTCGTCCAGACTCAAAAGTGGAGAAGATACGCAGGAACTCTGAGGCG GCTATGTTACAAGAGCTGAATTTTGGGGCGTATTTGGGTCTTCCAGCTTTTCTGCTGCCCCTAAATCAGGAAGATAACACAAACTTGGCGAGAGTTTTGACCAATCACATCCACACTGGCCACCACTCCTCCATG TTCTGGATGCGGGTGCCATTGGTGGCACCAGAGGACCTGAGAGATGATATAATTGAGAACGCACCAACTTCTCACACAGAGGAGTACAGTGGAGAGGAGAAGACATGGATGTG GTGGCACAACTTCCGGACCTTGTGTGATTACAGCAAGAGGATTGCAGTGG CTCTTGAAATTGGTGCTGACCTCCCATCTAACCATGTCATTGATCGTTGGCTTGGGGAGCCCATCAAAGCAGCCATTCTCCCCACCAGCATTTTCCTGACCAATAAGAAGGGATTCCCTGTTCTTTCTAAGATGCACCAGAGGCTGATCTTCCGACTTCTCAAG TTGGAGGTACAGTTCATCATCACAGGCACCAACCACCACTCAGAGAAGGAGTTCTGCTCCTACCTCCAATACTTGGAATACCTGAGCCAGAACCGACCTCCACCCAATGCCTACGAACTCTTTGCCAAGGGTTATGAAGATTACCTGCAGTCCCCACTCCAG CCACTGATGGATAACCTGGAATCTCAGACATACGAAGTGTTCGAAAAGGACCCCATCAAATACTCTCAGTACCAGCAG GCCATCTATAAATGTCTGTTAGATCGAGTGccagaggaagagaaggacaCCAGCATCCA AGTGCTGATGGTGCTGGGAGCAGGCCGGGGCCCCCTGGTGAATGCTTCCCTGCGAGCCGCCAAGCAAGCTGACCGGCGGATAAAGCTGTACGCTGTGGAGAAGAACCCAAATGCTGTGGTGAC GCTGGAGAACTGGCAGTTTGAAGAATGGGGAAGCCAGGTGACAGTAGTCTCATCGGACATGCGGGAGTGGGTGGCTCCAGAGAAAGCAGATATCATTGTCAGTGAGCTTCTGGGGTCCTTTGCTGACAATGAACTGTCACCTGAGTGCCTGGATGGAGCCCAGCACTTCCTAAAAG ATGATGGCGTGAGCATTCCTGGGGAGTACACCTCCTTTCTAgctcccatctcctcctccaagcTATACAATGAGGTCCGAGCCTGTCGGGAAAAGGACCGTGACCCTGAG GCCCAGTTTGAGATGCCTTATGTGGTACGACTGCACAATTTCCACCAGCTGTCTGCACCCCAGCCCTGTTTTACCTTCAGCCATCCTAATAGAG ATCCTATGATTGACAACAATCGCTACTGTACCTTGGAGTTTCCTGTGGAAGTGAACACAGTGCTACATGGTTTTGCAGGCTACTTTGAGACTGTGCTTTATCAGGACATCACTCTGA GTATCCGTCCAGAGACTCACTCTCCCGGGATGTTTTCATGGTTTCCCATCCTCTTCCCCATTAAG CAGCCCATTACTGTGCGTGAAGGCCAGACCATCTGTGTGCGTTTCTGGCGATGCAGCAACTCTAAGAAGGTGTGGTATGAGTGGGCTGTGACGGCACCGGTCTGCTCTGCTATTCACAACCCAACAGGCCGCTCTTACACCATCGGCCTCTAG
- the PRMT5 gene encoding protein arginine N-methyltransferase 5 isoform X2, whose protein sequence is MRGLNSGTERDRPVIPERQGFDFLCMPVFHPRFKREFTQEPAKSRPGPQTRSDLLLSGRDWNTLIVGKLSPWIRPDSKVEKIRRNSEAAMLQELNFGAYLGLPAFLLPLNQEDNTNLARVLTNHIHTGHHSSMFWMRVPLVAPEDLRDDIIENAPTSHTEEYSGEEKTWMWWHNFRTLCDYSKRIAVALEIGADLPSNHVIDRWLGEPIKAAILPTSIFLTNKKGFPVLSKMHQRLIFRLLKLEVQFIITGTNHHSEKEFCSYLQYLEYLSQNRPPPNAYELFAKGYEDYLQSPLQPLMDNLESQTYEVFEKDPIKYSQYQQAIYKCLLDRVPEEEKDTSIQVLMVLGAGRGPLVNASLRAAKQADRRIKLYAVEKNPNAVVTLENWQFEEWGSQVTVVSSDMREWVAPEKADIIVSELLGSFADNELSPECLDGAQHFLKDDGVSIPGEYTSFLAPISSSKLYNEVRACREKDRDPEAQFEMPYVVRLHNFHQLSAPQPCFTFSHPNRDPMIDNNRYCTLEFPVEVNTVLHGFAGYFETVLYQDITLSIRPETHSPGMFSWFPILFPIKQPITVREGQTICVRFWRCSNSKKVWYEWAVTAPVCSAIHNPTGRSYTIGL, encoded by the exons ATGCGGGGTCTGAACTCGGGGACCGAGAGGGACAGACCAGTCATCCCCGagaggcaggg GTTTGATTTCCTCTGCATGCCTGTGTTCCACCCGCGTTTCAAGAGGGAATTCACTCAGGAACCTGCTAAGAGTCGGCCGGGCCCCCAGACACGATCAGACCTACTGCTGTCAGGAAGGG ACTGGAATACATTAATTGTGGGAAAGCTTTCTCCATGGATTCGTCCAGACTCAAAAGTGGAGAAGATACGCAGGAACTCTGAGGCG GCTATGTTACAAGAGCTGAATTTTGGGGCGTATTTGGGTCTTCCAGCTTTTCTGCTGCCCCTAAATCAGGAAGATAACACAAACTTGGCGAGAGTTTTGACCAATCACATCCACACTGGCCACCACTCCTCCATG TTCTGGATGCGGGTGCCATTGGTGGCACCAGAGGACCTGAGAGATGATATAATTGAGAACGCACCAACTTCTCACACAGAGGAGTACAGTGGAGAGGAGAAGACATGGATGTG GTGGCACAACTTCCGGACCTTGTGTGATTACAGCAAGAGGATTGCAGTGG CTCTTGAAATTGGTGCTGACCTCCCATCTAACCATGTCATTGATCGTTGGCTTGGGGAGCCCATCAAAGCAGCCATTCTCCCCACCAGCATTTTCCTGACCAATAAGAAGGGATTCCCTGTTCTTTCTAAGATGCACCAGAGGCTGATCTTCCGACTTCTCAAG TTGGAGGTACAGTTCATCATCACAGGCACCAACCACCACTCAGAGAAGGAGTTCTGCTCCTACCTCCAATACTTGGAATACCTGAGCCAGAACCGACCTCCACCCAATGCCTACGAACTCTTTGCCAAGGGTTATGAAGATTACCTGCAGTCCCCACTCCAG CCACTGATGGATAACCTGGAATCTCAGACATACGAAGTGTTCGAAAAGGACCCCATCAAATACTCTCAGTACCAGCAG GCCATCTATAAATGTCTGTTAGATCGAGTGccagaggaagagaaggacaCCAGCATCCA AGTGCTGATGGTGCTGGGAGCAGGCCGGGGCCCCCTGGTGAATGCTTCCCTGCGAGCCGCCAAGCAAGCTGACCGGCGGATAAAGCTGTACGCTGTGGAGAAGAACCCAAATGCTGTGGTGAC GCTGGAGAACTGGCAGTTTGAAGAATGGGGAAGCCAGGTGACAGTAGTCTCATCGGACATGCGGGAGTGGGTGGCTCCAGAGAAAGCAGATATCATTGTCAGTGAGCTTCTGGGGTCCTTTGCTGACAATGAACTGTCACCTGAGTGCCTGGATGGAGCCCAGCACTTCCTAAAAG ATGATGGCGTGAGCATTCCTGGGGAGTACACCTCCTTTCTAgctcccatctcctcctccaagcTATACAATGAGGTCCGAGCCTGTCGGGAAAAGGACCGTGACCCTGAG GCCCAGTTTGAGATGCCTTATGTGGTACGACTGCACAATTTCCACCAGCTGTCTGCACCCCAGCCCTGTTTTACCTTCAGCCATCCTAATAGAG ATCCTATGATTGACAACAATCGCTACTGTACCTTGGAGTTTCCTGTGGAAGTGAACACAGTGCTACATGGTTTTGCAGGCTACTTTGAGACTGTGCTTTATCAGGACATCACTCTGA GTATCCGTCCAGAGACTCACTCTCCCGGGATGTTTTCATGGTTTCCCATCCTCTTCCCCATTAAG CAGCCCATTACTGTGCGTGAAGGCCAGACCATCTGTGTGCGTTTCTGGCGATGCAGCAACTCTAAGAAGGTGTGGTATGAGTGGGCTGTGACGGCACCGGTCTGCTCTGCTATTCACAACCCAACAGGCCGCTCTTACACCATCGGCCTCTAG